The Eleginops maclovinus isolate JMC-PN-2008 ecotype Puerto Natales chromosome 24, JC_Emac_rtc_rv5, whole genome shotgun sequence genome contains a region encoding:
- the atg13 gene encoding autophagy-related protein 13 isoform X1, with the protein MESGLSPQDKKDLDKFIKFFALKTVQVIVQARLGEKICTRSSSSPTGSDWFNLAIKDIPEVTHEAKKALAGQLPGIGRSMCVEISLKTSEGDSMELETWCLEMNEKCDKDIKVSYTVYNRLSVLLKSLLAITRVTPAYKLSRKQGHDYVILYRIYFGEVQLSGLGEGFQTVRVGVVGTPVGTVTLSCAYRTNLAFMSNRQFEKSAPIVGIIVDHFVDPPGIGHRNANMGHPCNYRAPDDEDGGYAGVQDSQEVCTTSFSTSPPSQCVCTLSPSPCKLSKPLPLDSLPLPLAPGLVTHTLYASRFSYHPPAGAVELCPPAGNQALHAVKEHGGVVLVPAQPLHGADAHLTVEQAANTPGSSGDDDGLTHSGERRRDEGRRSISPSDPVESLNAFTRKIGAFVNKPTTQITAASLDLPFAAFAPRGLDSEENDPMVQPPDSPPCPSPLQASLHSQGSEGSGQQDDFVMVDFRPAFSKDDLLPMDLGTFYREFQNPPQLASLSLHISAQSMADDLDSLPEKLAVYEKNIDEFDAFVDMLQ; encoded by the exons ATGGAGAGTGGTCTGAGTCCCCAGGATAAAAAAGACTTAGACAAGTTCATTAAGTTCTTTGCCTTAAAG ACTGTCCAGGTGATTGTCCAAGCGCGTCTTGGAGAGAAGATATGCACTCGGTCGTCCTCATCACCCACTGGCTCTGACTGG TTTAATTTGGCCATCAAAGACATCCCAGAGGTGACTCATGAAGCTAAAAAGGCACTGGCTGGACAACTTCCAGGCATCGGGCGCTCCATGTGCGTCGAGATCTCCCTGAAGACGTCAGAG GGTGACTCAATGGAGTTGGAGACATGGTGTCTGGAGATGAACGAGAA GTGTGATAAGGACATCAAGGTGTCGTACACAGTCTACAaccgtctgtctgtcctcctgaagTCCCTGCTGGCCATCACCAGAGTAACACCCGCCTACAAACTGTCCAGAAAGCAGGGACACGACTATGTGATATTATACAG GATTTACTTCGGGGAAGTCCAGCTGAGTGGATTAGGAGAAG gtTTTCAAACGGTGCGTGTCGGTGTTGTTGGCACACCTGTTGGCACGGTCACCCTGTCATGTGCTTACCGCACCAATTTGGCATTCATGTCCAACAG ACAGTTTGAGAAGTCGGCTCCTATCGTGGGGATCATCGTGGATCACTTTGTGGATCCTCCCGGCATCGGACACCGTAATGCAAACATGGGACATCCCTGCAACTACAG agctCCAGATGATGAGGACGGAGGGTATGCAGGCGTTCAGGATTCCCAGGAGGTCTGCACCacctccttctccacctcccctccctcacaG tgtgtgtgtacactgagTCCCTCGCCCTGTAAACTGTCTAAGCCCCTCCCTCTGGACAGTCTGCCACTTCCATTGGCTCCTGGACTTGTCACTCACACT cTGTACGCTTCCAGGTTTTCCTATCATCCTCCAGCTGGAGCTGTTGAGCTGTGTCCCCCCGCTGGAAACCAG GCGTTGCATGCTGTGAAGGAACACGGAGGAGTTGTGCTGGTTCCTGCTCAGCCTCTTCATGGAGCTGATGCTCATCTCACAGTAGAACAAGCCGCCAACACTCCTGGCAGCAG TGGTGATGACGATGGCCTGACGCACAGtggagaaagaaggagggatGAAGGGCGGAGGAGCATCTCCCCCTCCGACCCTGTGGAGTCGCTCAACGCCTTCACGAGGAAAATTGGAGCCTTTGTCAATAAACCCACCACACAG ATAACGGCAGCCAGTCTGGATCTGCCGTTTGCTGCATTTGCTCCTCGAGGCCTGGACTCAGAGGAGAATGATCCCATG gtGCAGCCTCCAGACTCTCCCCCCTGCCCGTCCCCTCTGCAGGCCAGCCTCCACTCTCAGGGCTCGGAGGGGTCGGGACAGCAGGACGACTTTGTTATGGTCGACTTT CGTCCAGCCTTCTCTAAAGACGACCTGCTGCCCATGGATCTGGGCACTTTCTACAGAGAGTTTCAAAACCCTCCACAACTGGCCAGCCTATCCCTTCACATCAGCGCCCAGTCGATGGCCGATGACCTG GACTCACTGCCAGAGAAACTTGCCGTCTACGAGAAAAACATCGACGAGTTTGATGCTTTTGTGGACATGCTCCAGTAA
- the atg13 gene encoding autophagy-related protein 13 isoform X2 yields the protein MESGLSPQDKKDLDKFIKFFALKTVQVIVQARLGEKICTRSSSSPTGSDWFNLAIKDIPEVTHEAKKALAGQLPGIGRSMCVEISLKTSEGDSMELETWCLEMNEKCDKDIKVSYTVYNRLSVLLKSLLAITRVTPAYKLSRKQGHDYVILYRIYFGEVQLSGLGEGFQTVRVGVVGTPVGTVTLSCAYRTNLAFMSNRQFEKSAPIVGIIVDHFVDPPGIGHRNANMGHPCNYRAPDDEDGGYAGVQDSQEVCTTSFSTSPPSQLYASRFSYHPPAGAVELCPPAGNQALHAVKEHGGVVLVPAQPLHGADAHLTVEQAANTPGSSGDDDGLTHSGERRRDEGRRSISPSDPVESLNAFTRKIGAFVNKPTTQITAASLDLPFAAFAPRGLDSEENDPMVQPPDSPPCPSPLQASLHSQGSEGSGQQDDFVMVDFRPAFSKDDLLPMDLGTFYREFQNPPQLASLSLHISAQSMADDLDSLPEKLAVYEKNIDEFDAFVDMLQ from the exons ATGGAGAGTGGTCTGAGTCCCCAGGATAAAAAAGACTTAGACAAGTTCATTAAGTTCTTTGCCTTAAAG ACTGTCCAGGTGATTGTCCAAGCGCGTCTTGGAGAGAAGATATGCACTCGGTCGTCCTCATCACCCACTGGCTCTGACTGG TTTAATTTGGCCATCAAAGACATCCCAGAGGTGACTCATGAAGCTAAAAAGGCACTGGCTGGACAACTTCCAGGCATCGGGCGCTCCATGTGCGTCGAGATCTCCCTGAAGACGTCAGAG GGTGACTCAATGGAGTTGGAGACATGGTGTCTGGAGATGAACGAGAA GTGTGATAAGGACATCAAGGTGTCGTACACAGTCTACAaccgtctgtctgtcctcctgaagTCCCTGCTGGCCATCACCAGAGTAACACCCGCCTACAAACTGTCCAGAAAGCAGGGACACGACTATGTGATATTATACAG GATTTACTTCGGGGAAGTCCAGCTGAGTGGATTAGGAGAAG gtTTTCAAACGGTGCGTGTCGGTGTTGTTGGCACACCTGTTGGCACGGTCACCCTGTCATGTGCTTACCGCACCAATTTGGCATTCATGTCCAACAG ACAGTTTGAGAAGTCGGCTCCTATCGTGGGGATCATCGTGGATCACTTTGTGGATCCTCCCGGCATCGGACACCGTAATGCAAACATGGGACATCCCTGCAACTACAG agctCCAGATGATGAGGACGGAGGGTATGCAGGCGTTCAGGATTCCCAGGAGGTCTGCACCacctccttctccacctcccctccctcacaG cTGTACGCTTCCAGGTTTTCCTATCATCCTCCAGCTGGAGCTGTTGAGCTGTGTCCCCCCGCTGGAAACCAG GCGTTGCATGCTGTGAAGGAACACGGAGGAGTTGTGCTGGTTCCTGCTCAGCCTCTTCATGGAGCTGATGCTCATCTCACAGTAGAACAAGCCGCCAACACTCCTGGCAGCAG TGGTGATGACGATGGCCTGACGCACAGtggagaaagaaggagggatGAAGGGCGGAGGAGCATCTCCCCCTCCGACCCTGTGGAGTCGCTCAACGCCTTCACGAGGAAAATTGGAGCCTTTGTCAATAAACCCACCACACAG ATAACGGCAGCCAGTCTGGATCTGCCGTTTGCTGCATTTGCTCCTCGAGGCCTGGACTCAGAGGAGAATGATCCCATG gtGCAGCCTCCAGACTCTCCCCCCTGCCCGTCCCCTCTGCAGGCCAGCCTCCACTCTCAGGGCTCGGAGGGGTCGGGACAGCAGGACGACTTTGTTATGGTCGACTTT CGTCCAGCCTTCTCTAAAGACGACCTGCTGCCCATGGATCTGGGCACTTTCTACAGAGAGTTTCAAAACCCTCCACAACTGGCCAGCCTATCCCTTCACATCAGCGCCCAGTCGATGGCCGATGACCTG GACTCACTGCCAGAGAAACTTGCCGTCTACGAGAAAAACATCGACGAGTTTGATGCTTTTGTGGACATGCTCCAGTAA